The Poseidonibacter lekithochrous region GGAAATGAAGCTATTGAAGCTGTAAAAGACGAATCAGATAGCGAAACATTAATTTTCATTATGAAAGCGATGATAGAAAGAGAGTTTTAGATGAGTTATTTAATAATTAGTTTTTCACATAAAAACACTGATATTGAAATGAGAGAAAAACTAGCATTTGGTACAGAAGAAGATAAAAATAGATTTTTAAAAGCTATTTTAGAAGATGGTACAACTAAAGAAGCTGTATTATTATCTACATGTAATAGAGTTGAAATCATAACAAGATCTTCAAATATAAAAAACAGTTCAGAAAAGATACTTGAGAAATTAGCAGGTTACTCTTCTTTGGATTTTGATACTTTATATGATAGAGCTGATATTTATGATAATGATGGAGCTGTTCATCATCTATTTACAGTAGCTTCTGCTTTAGATTCACTAGTAATTGGTGAAACACAAATTGTTGGTCAATTAAAAGATGCCTTTAGGTTTTCACAATCAAAAGGACATTGTTCTGTAAATATTACAAGAGTAATGCAGTTTGCATTTAAATGTGCGGCAAGTGTTAGAAACGCTACATCTTTAGGTACTGGTTCTGTATCAGTTGCATCTACTGCTGTTGCAAAAGCAAAAGATATCATTGGTAATACCTCTGGTGTAAAAGCTCTTGTAATTGGTGCTGGTGAAATGAGTGAACTAACTATTAAACATCTTTTATCTTCAGGATTTGATGTAGTTTTAACAAGTAGAGATACTAAAAAAGCTCAAAACCTTGCTGATACTTTTGATTTACCTGTAGTCGTAGAGCCTTATAGTGAATTAACAAGATTATTAGGTGAAATTCCTGTAATGATTACAGCAACTTCTGCTCCATATCCAATCATTACAAAAGATAATACGCCAAGTGCTTCATTTAATAGACACTGGTTTGATATTGCAGTTCCAAGAGATATTGATGAAATTAATATGTCTGGATTATCAATTTATTCTGTTGATGATTTACAAGATATCGTAAATGAAAATATGACTTTAAGAGCTGAACAAGCAAAAACTGCTTATGGAATTGTAAGTAGAATGTCACTTGAATTTTTTGAGTGGTTAAAGTCTTTAGAGATTGAACCAATTATTAAAAACCTTTA contains the following coding sequences:
- the hemA gene encoding glutamyl-tRNA reductase → MSYLIISFSHKNTDIEMREKLAFGTEEDKNRFLKAILEDGTTKEAVLLSTCNRVEIITRSSNIKNSSEKILEKLAGYSSLDFDTLYDRADIYDNDGAVHHLFTVASALDSLVIGETQIVGQLKDAFRFSQSKGHCSVNITRVMQFAFKCAASVRNATSLGTGSVSVASTAVAKAKDIIGNTSGVKALVIGAGEMSELTIKHLLSSGFDVVLTSRDTKKAQNLADTFDLPVVVEPYSELTRLLGEIPVMITATSAPYPIITKDNTPSASFNRHWFDIAVPRDIDEINMSGLSIYSVDDLQDIVNENMTLRAEQAKTAYGIVSRMSLEFFEWLKSLEIEPIIKNLYLKGDEVIEKKVQHAIKKGFIKAEDEENIRKLCETVITEYLHSPSRQLKDISKNMECDIVVGTVQKMFGLNGESSSNLKCEHLVKN